From a region of the Paralichthys olivaceus isolate ysfri-2021 chromosome 4, ASM2471397v2, whole genome shotgun sequence genome:
- the LOC109636986 gene encoding long-chain-fatty-acid--CoA ligase ACSBG2-like isoform X1, whose protein sequence is MLSDTLGCEIFTDQDEPRNKRKKIFGGFKLLCKFKMSIQEDSVLSNGVAVGDGDTESIPSQTDQTVSDLTDLKTYSTVILNGEATTAELRATSTSEDQETEAPVKPPRSPELEEKTEGLPPEEPKAVPLSSGIATLAPADQLWSVSRNEAVQLRMEGSGQASETPITIHQMFLETVEHYGDYSALMSKEEGQWVTLTWRQYYEQCRAAAKSFLKLGLERYHGVGILGFNSPEWFISDIGCILAGGLAAGIYTTNSPEACQYVAANCEANVLVVENQKQLEKILQVKDQLPHLKAIVQYKGELQQKLPNLYTWSEFMKLGEEVSDEQLNAVIDSLRANECCTLIYTSGTTGNPKGVMLSHDNLTWTARTASTLVDFTYGVEVLVSYLPLSHVAAQMIDMWLTMVFAGTVYFADPDALKGSLGTTLKEARPTYFMGVPRVWEKMQEKMRAIGAKASPMRKRVADWAKSIGLQYSYSAMNGENVVPWGFMLANNLVFKKVRAALGLDRCKICFTGAAPITKDTLEYFMSLNMPLMELYGMSESSGPHTVSINDSYRISSCGKVMPGCKTKLENPDADGNGEICFWGRNVFMGYLNMADKTTEALDDDGWLHSGDLGKNDQYEFLYITGRIKELIITAGGENIPPVPIEDALKAEVPIISNSMLIGDKLKFLSMLLTLKCVVDDNGDPTDELSPEVLDFCQQQGVTATKVSEIIANKEPAVYKAIQEGVERINAKATSNAMKVQKWVIAETDFSIVGGELGPTMKLRRPIVVKKYQEKINEMYAVNKP, encoded by the exons ATGCTTTCAGACACACTCGGCTGTGAGATATTTACAGACCAGGACGAACCAAGGAATAAACGAAAGAAGATTTTTGGAGGATTTAAACTGCTTTG CAAATTCAAGATGAGCATCCAAGAAGATTCAGTGCTGAGTAACGGTGTTGCAGTCGGGGATGGTGACACTGAGAG CATCCCCTCCCAAACAGACCAGACTGTGTCGGACTTAACAGATTTAAAGACGTACTCCACTGTCATCCTCAACGGAGAAGCCACCACAGCTGAGCTCAGGGCAACATCCACTTCAGAGGACCAGGAGACTGAGGCTCCGGTCAAACCTCCCAGATCTCCTGAGCTGGAGGAAAAAACGGAGGGACTTCCACCCG AAGAGCCCAAGGCAGTTCCACTGTCCAGTGGGATCGCCACCCTGGCCCCGGCCGACCAGCTGTGGAGCGTCAGCAGAAACGAGGCAGTCCAGCTGCGGATGGAGGGCTCAGGCCAGGCCTCAGAGACTCCCATCACCATCCATCAGATGTTCCTGGAGACGGTGGAACACTACGGTGACTATTCTGCCTTGATGTCCAAAGAAGAGGGCCAGTGGGTGACTCTGACATGGAGGCAATACTACGAGCAGTGCAGGGCAGCTGCCAAAAGTTTTCTCAAG ttGGGGCTGGAGCGTTACCATGGCGTGGGCATTCTGGGATTCAACTCCCCTGAGTGGTTCATCTCAGACATCGGCTGCATCCTGGCTGG GGGTCTGGCGGCCGGCATTTACACGACCAACTCACCCGAGGCTTGTCAGTATGTGGCTGCCAACTGTGAGGCCAACGTCCTGGTTGTGGAAAACCAGAAACAGCTTGAAAAGATCCTGCAG GTTAAAGATCAACTTCCTCACCTGAAAGCCATTGTCCAGTATAAAGGCGAACTGCAGCAGAAACTACCAAACCTGTACACT tGGTCGGAGTTCATGAAGCTGGGAGAGGAAGTGTCCGATGAACAGCTGAATGCTGTGATTGACAGTCTCCGAGCCAATGAGTGCTGCACCCTCATCTACACATCTGGAACCACTGGCAACCCTAAAGGAGTCATGCTGAGCCACGACAAC CTGACATGGACGGCCCGTACGGCGTCTACCTTGGTAGATTTCACCTATGGCGTGGAGGTGTTGGTCAGTTACTTACCGCTCAGCCACGTGGCCGCCCAGATGATAGACATGTGGCTCACCATGGTCTTTGCGGGAACCGTCTACTTCGCAGACCCAGATGCCCTCAAG GGCTCTTTAGGAACCACACTGAAAGAGGCTCGCCCGACTTATTTCATGGGGGTCCCTCGAGTGTGGGAGAAGATGCAGGAGAAGATGAGAGCCATCGGCGCCAAGGCATCTCCGATGAGGAAAAGAGTGGCGGACTGGGCCAAGTCCATTGGCCTGCAGTACAGCTACAGCGCCATGAATGG GGAGAATGTGGTGCCCTGGGGTTTCATGCTGGCCAACAATCTGGTCTTCAAAAAGGTGCGTGCCGCGCTGGGCTTAGACCGCTGCAAGATCTGCTTCACAGGCGCCGCCCCCATCACCAAAGACACTCTGGAATACTTCATGAGCCTAAACATGCCACTGATGGAGCTGTACGGCATGAGTGAAAGCTCCGGCCCTCACACCGTCTCCATTAACGACAGCTACCGCATCTCAAG ctgtgGGAAGGTGATGCCAGGCTGCAAGACGAAGCTGGAGAACCCAGATGCGGACGGGAACGGAGAGATCTGCTTCTGGGGTCGGAACGTCTTCATGGGCTACCTGAACATGGCCGACAAAACAACAGAGGCTCTCGACGACGACGGCTGGCTGCACTCTGGAGACCTGGGAAAAAACGACCAGTACGAATTCCTGTACATCACAGGAAGGATCAAGG AGTTGATCATCACCGCCGGTGGAGAGAACATCCCTCCCGTGCCCATCGAGGACGCACTGAAGGCGGAGGTGCCAATTATAAGCAACTCTATGCTGATCGGAGACAAGCTCAAGTTCCTCTCCATGCTGCTCACGCTCAAA TGCGTTGTCGATGACAACGGTGACCCCACAGACGAGCTGAGCCCCGAGGTGCTGGACTTCTGCCAGCAGCAAGGCGTCACGGCAACCAAGGTGTCGGAGATCATAGCCAATAAGGAGCCAGCTGTCTACAAAGCCATTCAGGAGGGCGTGGAGCGTATCAACGCCAAAGCAACATCCAACGCCATGAAGGTCCAGAAGTGGGTCATAGCGGAGACAGACTTCTCCATCGTTGGAGGAGAACTGG GACCCACCATGAAACTCAGGAGACCCATCGTTGTGAAGAAGTACCAGGAGAAAATAAACGAAATGTACGCAGTGAACAAACCGTAG
- the hint2 gene encoding histidine triad nucleotide-binding protein 2, mitochondrial isoform X2, whose amino-acid sequence MIGLRRISRTRFVGTGSVLLGRLQLVGEAQRPLCTKRDEVNLAEEASRRYGSSAPTIFSKVIDRSIPADIIYEDEKCLAFRDISPQAPVHFLVIPRLPIPRISEATDDDAELLGHLLVVAKNVAKRESLKEGYRVVINDGKHGAQSVYHLHIHVLGGRQMTWPPG is encoded by the exons ATGATCGGTTTGCGGCGGATTTCACGGACGCGGTTCGTCGGGACCGGAAGTGTCCTCCTGGGCCGCCTGCAGCTCGTCGGTGAAGCTCAG AGACCACTGTGCACCAAGAGAGACGAGGTGAACTTGGCGGAGGAGGCCAGCAGGAGGTACGGCTCCTCGGCTCCGACCATCTTCTCCAAAGTGATTGACAGAAGCATCCCTGCAGATATTATATATGAAGATGAGAAG TGTTTGGCATTCAGGGATATCAGCCCACAGGCCCCTGTTCATTTCCTGGTCATTCCGAGGCTCCCTATTCCCAGAATAAGCGAAGCCACAGATGATGATGCTGAG CTTTTAGGACATTTGCTGGTTGTCGCCAAAAATGTTGCAAAGCGAGAATCGCTGAAAGAAGGATACAGAGTGG TGATCAACGATGGAAAGCACGGTGCTCAGTCAGTTTACCACCTTCACATCCACGTCCTGGGAGGAAGACAGATGACGTGGCCTCCAGGATAA
- the LOC109636956 gene encoding flavin reductase (NADPH)-like: protein MKIAVLGATGQTGQFLVNQALQQGHMVTAIVRNPGKLAIHHDNLKVVEADIFSADSLKSNFRGQDVIMSCLGFPTSFFSAVSGYTLSMKAMISAMREARVNRIITMTSWYTEPNSGTHSPYLIRFLLLPMIRSVLTNMYEMEQFLQKTEDVTWTVVRPPGLKNLPASAQEFLTHEGYFVPHSDGQPAGSAVGRGDVARFMLSLVSSNAWVKRGVAITTK, encoded by the exons ATGAAGATCGCTGTGCTGGGAGCCACCGGGCAGACTGGTCAGTTTCTGGTCAACCAGGCGCTGCAGCAGGGTCACATGGTCACCGCCATCGTCAGGAACCCGGGAAAACTTGCCATACATCATGATAATCTCAAG GTGGTGGAAGCGGATATTTTCTCTGCGGACAGTCTGAAGAGTAATTTCAGAGGACAGGATGTGATCATGTCCTGCCTCGGCTTCCCGACCTCCTTCTTCTCGGCCGTGTCGGGCTACACCCTCTCCATGAAGGCCATGATCAGCGCCATGCGAGAGGCCCGCGTCAACAGGATCATCACCATGACCTCCTGGTATACTGAGC CTAACTCAGGAACTCACTCGCCTTACCTCATCCGCTTCCTCCTGCTGCCGATGATCCGAAGCGTCCTCACCAACATGTACGAGATGGAGCAGTTTCTGCAGAAGACTGAGGACGTCACCTGGACTGTGGTCCGTCCACCTGGACTCAAGAACCTGCCGGCCTCAG CTCAAGAGTTTCTGACCCACGAGGGATACTTCGTGCCCCACAGCGATGGTCAGCCAGCAGGTAGTGCGGTGGGAAGAGGAGACGTGGCTCGCTTCATGCTCTCTCTAGTCAGCAGCAACGCCTGGGTCAAGAGGGGGGTCGCCATTACTaccaaatga
- the LOC109636986 gene encoding long-chain-fatty-acid--CoA ligase ACSBG2-like isoform X4 yields MEGSGQASETPITIHQMFLETVEHYGDYSALMSKEEGQWVTLTWRQYYEQCRAAAKSFLKLGLERYHGVGILGFNSPEWFISDIGCILAGGLAAGIYTTNSPEACQYVAANCEANVLVVENQKQLEKILQVKDQLPHLKAIVQYKGELQQKLPNLYTWSEFMKLGEEVSDEQLNAVIDSLRANECCTLIYTSGTTGNPKGVMLSHDNLTWTARTASTLVDFTYGVEVLVSYLPLSHVAAQMIDMWLTMVFAGTVYFADPDALKGSLGTTLKEARPTYFMGVPRVWEKMQEKMRAIGAKASPMRKRVADWAKSIGLQYSYSAMNGENVVPWGFMLANNLVFKKVRAALGLDRCKICFTGAAPITKDTLEYFMSLNMPLMELYGMSESSGPHTVSINDSYRISSCGKVMPGCKTKLENPDADGNGEICFWGRNVFMGYLNMADKTTEALDDDGWLHSGDLGKNDQYEFLYITGRIKELIITAGGENIPPVPIEDALKAEVPIISNSMLIGDKLKFLSMLLTLKCVVDDNGDPTDELSPEVLDFCQQQGVTATKVSEIIANKEPAVYKAIQEGVERINAKATSNAMKVQKWVIAETDFSIVGGELGPTMKLRRPIVVKKYQEKINEMYAVNKP; encoded by the exons ATGGAGGGCTCAGGCCAGGCCTCAGAGACTCCCATCACCATCCATCAGATGTTCCTGGAGACGGTGGAACACTACGGTGACTATTCTGCCTTGATGTCCAAAGAAGAGGGCCAGTGGGTGACTCTGACATGGAGGCAATACTACGAGCAGTGCAGGGCAGCTGCCAAAAGTTTTCTCAAG ttGGGGCTGGAGCGTTACCATGGCGTGGGCATTCTGGGATTCAACTCCCCTGAGTGGTTCATCTCAGACATCGGCTGCATCCTGGCTGG GGGTCTGGCGGCCGGCATTTACACGACCAACTCACCCGAGGCTTGTCAGTATGTGGCTGCCAACTGTGAGGCCAACGTCCTGGTTGTGGAAAACCAGAAACAGCTTGAAAAGATCCTGCAG GTTAAAGATCAACTTCCTCACCTGAAAGCCATTGTCCAGTATAAAGGCGAACTGCAGCAGAAACTACCAAACCTGTACACT tGGTCGGAGTTCATGAAGCTGGGAGAGGAAGTGTCCGATGAACAGCTGAATGCTGTGATTGACAGTCTCCGAGCCAATGAGTGCTGCACCCTCATCTACACATCTGGAACCACTGGCAACCCTAAAGGAGTCATGCTGAGCCACGACAAC CTGACATGGACGGCCCGTACGGCGTCTACCTTGGTAGATTTCACCTATGGCGTGGAGGTGTTGGTCAGTTACTTACCGCTCAGCCACGTGGCCGCCCAGATGATAGACATGTGGCTCACCATGGTCTTTGCGGGAACCGTCTACTTCGCAGACCCAGATGCCCTCAAG GGCTCTTTAGGAACCACACTGAAAGAGGCTCGCCCGACTTATTTCATGGGGGTCCCTCGAGTGTGGGAGAAGATGCAGGAGAAGATGAGAGCCATCGGCGCCAAGGCATCTCCGATGAGGAAAAGAGTGGCGGACTGGGCCAAGTCCATTGGCCTGCAGTACAGCTACAGCGCCATGAATGG GGAGAATGTGGTGCCCTGGGGTTTCATGCTGGCCAACAATCTGGTCTTCAAAAAGGTGCGTGCCGCGCTGGGCTTAGACCGCTGCAAGATCTGCTTCACAGGCGCCGCCCCCATCACCAAAGACACTCTGGAATACTTCATGAGCCTAAACATGCCACTGATGGAGCTGTACGGCATGAGTGAAAGCTCCGGCCCTCACACCGTCTCCATTAACGACAGCTACCGCATCTCAAG ctgtgGGAAGGTGATGCCAGGCTGCAAGACGAAGCTGGAGAACCCAGATGCGGACGGGAACGGAGAGATCTGCTTCTGGGGTCGGAACGTCTTCATGGGCTACCTGAACATGGCCGACAAAACAACAGAGGCTCTCGACGACGACGGCTGGCTGCACTCTGGAGACCTGGGAAAAAACGACCAGTACGAATTCCTGTACATCACAGGAAGGATCAAGG AGTTGATCATCACCGCCGGTGGAGAGAACATCCCTCCCGTGCCCATCGAGGACGCACTGAAGGCGGAGGTGCCAATTATAAGCAACTCTATGCTGATCGGAGACAAGCTCAAGTTCCTCTCCATGCTGCTCACGCTCAAA TGCGTTGTCGATGACAACGGTGACCCCACAGACGAGCTGAGCCCCGAGGTGCTGGACTTCTGCCAGCAGCAAGGCGTCACGGCAACCAAGGTGTCGGAGATCATAGCCAATAAGGAGCCAGCTGTCTACAAAGCCATTCAGGAGGGCGTGGAGCGTATCAACGCCAAAGCAACATCCAACGCCATGAAGGTCCAGAAGTGGGTCATAGCGGAGACAGACTTCTCCATCGTTGGAGGAGAACTGG GACCCACCATGAAACTCAGGAGACCCATCGTTGTGAAGAAGTACCAGGAGAAAATAAACGAAATGTACGCAGTGAACAAACCGTAG
- the hint2 gene encoding histidine triad nucleotide-binding protein 2, mitochondrial isoform X1, which translates to MIGLRRISRTRFVGTGSVLLGRLQLVGEAQVSAPATNRLLLGLMNMLLCVAAAGHVDNICPSSCDCGTPAVQRERPLCTKRDEVNLAEEASRRYGSSAPTIFSKVIDRSIPADIIYEDEKCLAFRDISPQAPVHFLVIPRLPIPRISEATDDDAELLGHLLVVAKNVAKRESLKEGYRVVINDGKHGAQSVYHLHIHVLGGRQMTWPPG; encoded by the exons ATGATCGGTTTGCGGCGGATTTCACGGACGCGGTTCGTCGGGACCGGAAGTGTCCTCCTGGGCCGCCTGCAGCTCGTCGGTGAAGCTCAGGTATCTGCTCCCGCAACTAACAGGCTGCTCCTCGGTCTCATGaacatgttgctgtgtgtggctgctgcaggacaCGTGGACAACATCTGTCCCTCCAGCTGTGACTGTGGGACACCTGCAGTGCAGCGAGAG AGACCACTGTGCACCAAGAGAGACGAGGTGAACTTGGCGGAGGAGGCCAGCAGGAGGTACGGCTCCTCGGCTCCGACCATCTTCTCCAAAGTGATTGACAGAAGCATCCCTGCAGATATTATATATGAAGATGAGAAG TGTTTGGCATTCAGGGATATCAGCCCACAGGCCCCTGTTCATTTCCTGGTCATTCCGAGGCTCCCTATTCCCAGAATAAGCGAAGCCACAGATGATGATGCTGAG CTTTTAGGACATTTGCTGGTTGTCGCCAAAAATGTTGCAAAGCGAGAATCGCTGAAAGAAGGATACAGAGTGG TGATCAACGATGGAAAGCACGGTGCTCAGTCAGTTTACCACCTTCACATCCACGTCCTGGGAGGAAGACAGATGACGTGGCCTCCAGGATAA
- the LOC109636986 gene encoding long-chain-fatty-acid--CoA ligase ACSBG2-like isoform X2 — protein sequence MSCFSLISGKFKMSIQEDSVLSNGVAVGDGDTESIPSQTDQTVSDLTDLKTYSTVILNGEATTAELRATSTSEDQETEAPVKPPRSPELEEKTEGLPPEEPKAVPLSSGIATLAPADQLWSVSRNEAVQLRMEGSGQASETPITIHQMFLETVEHYGDYSALMSKEEGQWVTLTWRQYYEQCRAAAKSFLKLGLERYHGVGILGFNSPEWFISDIGCILAGGLAAGIYTTNSPEACQYVAANCEANVLVVENQKQLEKILQVKDQLPHLKAIVQYKGELQQKLPNLYTWSEFMKLGEEVSDEQLNAVIDSLRANECCTLIYTSGTTGNPKGVMLSHDNLTWTARTASTLVDFTYGVEVLVSYLPLSHVAAQMIDMWLTMVFAGTVYFADPDALKGSLGTTLKEARPTYFMGVPRVWEKMQEKMRAIGAKASPMRKRVADWAKSIGLQYSYSAMNGENVVPWGFMLANNLVFKKVRAALGLDRCKICFTGAAPITKDTLEYFMSLNMPLMELYGMSESSGPHTVSINDSYRISSCGKVMPGCKTKLENPDADGNGEICFWGRNVFMGYLNMADKTTEALDDDGWLHSGDLGKNDQYEFLYITGRIKELIITAGGENIPPVPIEDALKAEVPIISNSMLIGDKLKFLSMLLTLKCVVDDNGDPTDELSPEVLDFCQQQGVTATKVSEIIANKEPAVYKAIQEGVERINAKATSNAMKVQKWVIAETDFSIVGGELGPTMKLRRPIVVKKYQEKINEMYAVNKP from the exons ATGTCGTGTTTTTCCCTCATTTCAGG CAAATTCAAGATGAGCATCCAAGAAGATTCAGTGCTGAGTAACGGTGTTGCAGTCGGGGATGGTGACACTGAGAG CATCCCCTCCCAAACAGACCAGACTGTGTCGGACTTAACAGATTTAAAGACGTACTCCACTGTCATCCTCAACGGAGAAGCCACCACAGCTGAGCTCAGGGCAACATCCACTTCAGAGGACCAGGAGACTGAGGCTCCGGTCAAACCTCCCAGATCTCCTGAGCTGGAGGAAAAAACGGAGGGACTTCCACCCG AAGAGCCCAAGGCAGTTCCACTGTCCAGTGGGATCGCCACCCTGGCCCCGGCCGACCAGCTGTGGAGCGTCAGCAGAAACGAGGCAGTCCAGCTGCGGATGGAGGGCTCAGGCCAGGCCTCAGAGACTCCCATCACCATCCATCAGATGTTCCTGGAGACGGTGGAACACTACGGTGACTATTCTGCCTTGATGTCCAAAGAAGAGGGCCAGTGGGTGACTCTGACATGGAGGCAATACTACGAGCAGTGCAGGGCAGCTGCCAAAAGTTTTCTCAAG ttGGGGCTGGAGCGTTACCATGGCGTGGGCATTCTGGGATTCAACTCCCCTGAGTGGTTCATCTCAGACATCGGCTGCATCCTGGCTGG GGGTCTGGCGGCCGGCATTTACACGACCAACTCACCCGAGGCTTGTCAGTATGTGGCTGCCAACTGTGAGGCCAACGTCCTGGTTGTGGAAAACCAGAAACAGCTTGAAAAGATCCTGCAG GTTAAAGATCAACTTCCTCACCTGAAAGCCATTGTCCAGTATAAAGGCGAACTGCAGCAGAAACTACCAAACCTGTACACT tGGTCGGAGTTCATGAAGCTGGGAGAGGAAGTGTCCGATGAACAGCTGAATGCTGTGATTGACAGTCTCCGAGCCAATGAGTGCTGCACCCTCATCTACACATCTGGAACCACTGGCAACCCTAAAGGAGTCATGCTGAGCCACGACAAC CTGACATGGACGGCCCGTACGGCGTCTACCTTGGTAGATTTCACCTATGGCGTGGAGGTGTTGGTCAGTTACTTACCGCTCAGCCACGTGGCCGCCCAGATGATAGACATGTGGCTCACCATGGTCTTTGCGGGAACCGTCTACTTCGCAGACCCAGATGCCCTCAAG GGCTCTTTAGGAACCACACTGAAAGAGGCTCGCCCGACTTATTTCATGGGGGTCCCTCGAGTGTGGGAGAAGATGCAGGAGAAGATGAGAGCCATCGGCGCCAAGGCATCTCCGATGAGGAAAAGAGTGGCGGACTGGGCCAAGTCCATTGGCCTGCAGTACAGCTACAGCGCCATGAATGG GGAGAATGTGGTGCCCTGGGGTTTCATGCTGGCCAACAATCTGGTCTTCAAAAAGGTGCGTGCCGCGCTGGGCTTAGACCGCTGCAAGATCTGCTTCACAGGCGCCGCCCCCATCACCAAAGACACTCTGGAATACTTCATGAGCCTAAACATGCCACTGATGGAGCTGTACGGCATGAGTGAAAGCTCCGGCCCTCACACCGTCTCCATTAACGACAGCTACCGCATCTCAAG ctgtgGGAAGGTGATGCCAGGCTGCAAGACGAAGCTGGAGAACCCAGATGCGGACGGGAACGGAGAGATCTGCTTCTGGGGTCGGAACGTCTTCATGGGCTACCTGAACATGGCCGACAAAACAACAGAGGCTCTCGACGACGACGGCTGGCTGCACTCTGGAGACCTGGGAAAAAACGACCAGTACGAATTCCTGTACATCACAGGAAGGATCAAGG AGTTGATCATCACCGCCGGTGGAGAGAACATCCCTCCCGTGCCCATCGAGGACGCACTGAAGGCGGAGGTGCCAATTATAAGCAACTCTATGCTGATCGGAGACAAGCTCAAGTTCCTCTCCATGCTGCTCACGCTCAAA TGCGTTGTCGATGACAACGGTGACCCCACAGACGAGCTGAGCCCCGAGGTGCTGGACTTCTGCCAGCAGCAAGGCGTCACGGCAACCAAGGTGTCGGAGATCATAGCCAATAAGGAGCCAGCTGTCTACAAAGCCATTCAGGAGGGCGTGGAGCGTATCAACGCCAAAGCAACATCCAACGCCATGAAGGTCCAGAAGTGGGTCATAGCGGAGACAGACTTCTCCATCGTTGGAGGAGAACTGG GACCCACCATGAAACTCAGGAGACCCATCGTTGTGAAGAAGTACCAGGAGAAAATAAACGAAATGTACGCAGTGAACAAACCGTAG
- the LOC109636986 gene encoding long-chain-fatty-acid--CoA ligase ACSBG2-like isoform X3, whose translation MSIQEDSVLSNGVAVGDGDTESIPSQTDQTVSDLTDLKTYSTVILNGEATTAELRATSTSEDQETEAPVKPPRSPELEEKTEGLPPEEPKAVPLSSGIATLAPADQLWSVSRNEAVQLRMEGSGQASETPITIHQMFLETVEHYGDYSALMSKEEGQWVTLTWRQYYEQCRAAAKSFLKLGLERYHGVGILGFNSPEWFISDIGCILAGGLAAGIYTTNSPEACQYVAANCEANVLVVENQKQLEKILQVKDQLPHLKAIVQYKGELQQKLPNLYTWSEFMKLGEEVSDEQLNAVIDSLRANECCTLIYTSGTTGNPKGVMLSHDNLTWTARTASTLVDFTYGVEVLVSYLPLSHVAAQMIDMWLTMVFAGTVYFADPDALKGSLGTTLKEARPTYFMGVPRVWEKMQEKMRAIGAKASPMRKRVADWAKSIGLQYSYSAMNGENVVPWGFMLANNLVFKKVRAALGLDRCKICFTGAAPITKDTLEYFMSLNMPLMELYGMSESSGPHTVSINDSYRISSCGKVMPGCKTKLENPDADGNGEICFWGRNVFMGYLNMADKTTEALDDDGWLHSGDLGKNDQYEFLYITGRIKELIITAGGENIPPVPIEDALKAEVPIISNSMLIGDKLKFLSMLLTLKCVVDDNGDPTDELSPEVLDFCQQQGVTATKVSEIIANKEPAVYKAIQEGVERINAKATSNAMKVQKWVIAETDFSIVGGELGPTMKLRRPIVVKKYQEKINEMYAVNKP comes from the exons ATGAGCATCCAAGAAGATTCAGTGCTGAGTAACGGTGTTGCAGTCGGGGATGGTGACACTGAGAG CATCCCCTCCCAAACAGACCAGACTGTGTCGGACTTAACAGATTTAAAGACGTACTCCACTGTCATCCTCAACGGAGAAGCCACCACAGCTGAGCTCAGGGCAACATCCACTTCAGAGGACCAGGAGACTGAGGCTCCGGTCAAACCTCCCAGATCTCCTGAGCTGGAGGAAAAAACGGAGGGACTTCCACCCG AAGAGCCCAAGGCAGTTCCACTGTCCAGTGGGATCGCCACCCTGGCCCCGGCCGACCAGCTGTGGAGCGTCAGCAGAAACGAGGCAGTCCAGCTGCGGATGGAGGGCTCAGGCCAGGCCTCAGAGACTCCCATCACCATCCATCAGATGTTCCTGGAGACGGTGGAACACTACGGTGACTATTCTGCCTTGATGTCCAAAGAAGAGGGCCAGTGGGTGACTCTGACATGGAGGCAATACTACGAGCAGTGCAGGGCAGCTGCCAAAAGTTTTCTCAAG ttGGGGCTGGAGCGTTACCATGGCGTGGGCATTCTGGGATTCAACTCCCCTGAGTGGTTCATCTCAGACATCGGCTGCATCCTGGCTGG GGGTCTGGCGGCCGGCATTTACACGACCAACTCACCCGAGGCTTGTCAGTATGTGGCTGCCAACTGTGAGGCCAACGTCCTGGTTGTGGAAAACCAGAAACAGCTTGAAAAGATCCTGCAG GTTAAAGATCAACTTCCTCACCTGAAAGCCATTGTCCAGTATAAAGGCGAACTGCAGCAGAAACTACCAAACCTGTACACT tGGTCGGAGTTCATGAAGCTGGGAGAGGAAGTGTCCGATGAACAGCTGAATGCTGTGATTGACAGTCTCCGAGCCAATGAGTGCTGCACCCTCATCTACACATCTGGAACCACTGGCAACCCTAAAGGAGTCATGCTGAGCCACGACAAC CTGACATGGACGGCCCGTACGGCGTCTACCTTGGTAGATTTCACCTATGGCGTGGAGGTGTTGGTCAGTTACTTACCGCTCAGCCACGTGGCCGCCCAGATGATAGACATGTGGCTCACCATGGTCTTTGCGGGAACCGTCTACTTCGCAGACCCAGATGCCCTCAAG GGCTCTTTAGGAACCACACTGAAAGAGGCTCGCCCGACTTATTTCATGGGGGTCCCTCGAGTGTGGGAGAAGATGCAGGAGAAGATGAGAGCCATCGGCGCCAAGGCATCTCCGATGAGGAAAAGAGTGGCGGACTGGGCCAAGTCCATTGGCCTGCAGTACAGCTACAGCGCCATGAATGG GGAGAATGTGGTGCCCTGGGGTTTCATGCTGGCCAACAATCTGGTCTTCAAAAAGGTGCGTGCCGCGCTGGGCTTAGACCGCTGCAAGATCTGCTTCACAGGCGCCGCCCCCATCACCAAAGACACTCTGGAATACTTCATGAGCCTAAACATGCCACTGATGGAGCTGTACGGCATGAGTGAAAGCTCCGGCCCTCACACCGTCTCCATTAACGACAGCTACCGCATCTCAAG ctgtgGGAAGGTGATGCCAGGCTGCAAGACGAAGCTGGAGAACCCAGATGCGGACGGGAACGGAGAGATCTGCTTCTGGGGTCGGAACGTCTTCATGGGCTACCTGAACATGGCCGACAAAACAACAGAGGCTCTCGACGACGACGGCTGGCTGCACTCTGGAGACCTGGGAAAAAACGACCAGTACGAATTCCTGTACATCACAGGAAGGATCAAGG AGTTGATCATCACCGCCGGTGGAGAGAACATCCCTCCCGTGCCCATCGAGGACGCACTGAAGGCGGAGGTGCCAATTATAAGCAACTCTATGCTGATCGGAGACAAGCTCAAGTTCCTCTCCATGCTGCTCACGCTCAAA TGCGTTGTCGATGACAACGGTGACCCCACAGACGAGCTGAGCCCCGAGGTGCTGGACTTCTGCCAGCAGCAAGGCGTCACGGCAACCAAGGTGTCGGAGATCATAGCCAATAAGGAGCCAGCTGTCTACAAAGCCATTCAGGAGGGCGTGGAGCGTATCAACGCCAAAGCAACATCCAACGCCATGAAGGTCCAGAAGTGGGTCATAGCGGAGACAGACTTCTCCATCGTTGGAGGAGAACTGG GACCCACCATGAAACTCAGGAGACCCATCGTTGTGAAGAAGTACCAGGAGAAAATAAACGAAATGTACGCAGTGAACAAACCGTAG